The following coding sequences are from one Watersipora subatra unplaced genomic scaffold, tzWatSuba1.1 SCAFFOLD_27, whole genome shotgun sequence window:
- the LOC137410436 gene encoding uncharacterized protein, giving the protein LAEEECQLYVIFHAKFYTCTIYSYRHPIDGDSFEGSSDQQEYKFMNCEIMIQLEMRYQQSIEVCHFLGLFDRVLDRSVHWLVISSMGDWDALEIALRYEGLAPVGGMAVPLDQKYMRQDVLQPRVMKETESDGYAGKVFCYLPLPMKSRLPVHININIASKSCIDKAYCSFCVDD; this is encoded by the exons tgctcgccgaggaggaatgtcagttatacgtAATCTTTCacgccaagttctatacctgcaccatctacagttatcgccacccgatagatggTGACagttttgaaggcagttctgatcagcaagagtataaattcatgaattgcgaaataatgattcagcttgag ATGAGGTACCAGCAGAGCATAGAGGTATGTCATTTTCTCGGACTGTTCGACAGAGTGCTCGACCGATCTGTTCACTGGCTGGTCATTTCTTCAATGGGCGATTGGGACGCCTTAGAGATTGCTCTCAGATATGAAGGTTTAGCGCCAGTAGGAGGAATGGCTGTCCCTCTTGACCAGAAGt atatgagacaagatgtactccagcctcgagttatgaaagaaaccgagtcggatggctatgcaggcaaagttttctgctaccttccactgcctatgaaaagtcgtcttcctgtgcacattaacattaacatcgcgagcaagtcttgtattgataaggcttattgtagcttctgcgtcgacgactga